A DNA window from Setaria viridis chromosome 2, Setaria_viridis_v4.0, whole genome shotgun sequence contains the following coding sequences:
- the LOC140221821 gene encoding uncharacterized protein, protein MEDRQWMYTGRSSQNSLTDEWINKTDAFLERAFARIKGGRDTWCPCRKCGNLRRQTKLEMGKHLVRHGFTPDYTIWIYHGEFDRGRDEVIRQRIEQYDDDAGVGDMLDDYHEARREEEPEATAKAYYDMLCAAQQPLHGHTKVSQLDAIARLMAVKSQFSLSRNAFDVILTVFGSLLPEDHILPKSMYEAQKLLRIRARSTDSSPAIRARPTAAQLQMQALQAQVEVERKHQEELEARIEQMFQYMQSNL, encoded by the exons atggaggatcgtcagtggatgtacacgggccgatctagtcagaattcgttgaccgatgaatggataaacaagaccgatgctttcttggaacgggcatttgcaaggatcaaaggaggaagagatacttggtgtccgtgtagaaAATGTGGAAAtctgcgtcggcaaaccaagttagaaatgggtaaacatcttgttaggcacggTTTTACCCCAGACTATACCAtctggatctaccatggtgaattcgatcgtgggagggacgaggtcatcagacaacggatcgagcaatatgatgatgacgccggggtgggagacatgttagatgactatcatgaagctcgtagggaggaggaacccgaggctaccgcaaaggcgtattacgacatgttgtgtgcggcacagcaaccccttcacgggcataccaaggtctctcaattggatgccattgcacgtctaatggctgtgaagtcccagtttagcttgagtcgaaaCGCCTTCGATGTTATTTTGACAGTTTTTGGTAGTCTGCTCCCGGAGgatcacatcttgccaaagtctatgtatgaggcacaaaaacttcttcgt atccgagcaaggagcactgactcgagccccgcgatacgggcacggcctaccgctgcacagttacagatgcaggctctgcag gcccaggtggaggtagaacggaagcaccaggaggaactagaggcgaggatcgag cagatgttccaatacatgcagagt AActtgtga